The following DNA comes from Epinephelus lanceolatus isolate andai-2023 chromosome 1, ASM4190304v1, whole genome shotgun sequence.
taaaaagaagCCCCTTTTCTCCAGTATATTTTGGAAAGCGCAAAATTATCGAGCACCTGAAGAACTGGGGAGGCTTGGGTCTCAGGCTGGTGTTGACACTGGCATTTTTTGTGCCAACCTGTGAGTGAAATAACTCATAGTTTCTCTTCCCTTTTTAGGACATTAAgcccaaaaagacaaaaaacaaaaaaggagaagttgctgatggaaaaaagaaagcaaagaaaGAGCCAGAGGAGAAGTGGAAATGGTGAGTTGCTCATGTCAGCCAGCCGCATCATACTTACATACTTATCAGTGTGGGGATGGggcaaatgtgggtgttttgcaTGTCATTGTTGGATCaagttatgttttgtttcttgGGTATTTTCTTACTGCATGGATTTTTGTTAATTCCAGGTGGGAAGAAGAGAGATACACCGATGGTGTTAAATGGAAGTTTCTGGAACATAAAGGGCCAGTGTTTGCACCGCCTTACGAGCCTCTCCCTAGTAATGTCAAATTTTTCTATGATGGTAAGGCTCTGTTTCTCACGTACTCAACTTTGACATCAGTCAAGAGCAATACTGTCGAACCATGTGATAGCATCTCAGTGGTGGACAAATGTACCTATTTTTTGAACAGGTAAGCACATGAAGCTCAGCCCAGAGGCAGAAGAGGTGGCAACTTTCTTTGCCAAAATGCTGGACCACGAATACACCACAAAGGACATCTTCCGCAAAAACTTCTTTAAAGATTGGAGAAAGGTATGAGGAAAATGCACTTATGTAAACAAAATTGCAAATGTCCTAAGAGCTTTAAGTAGAAGTACGCATAGGTATGTCAGTTATATACAGGTGGGATATGCGAGTAAATATAGATGTATATATGTAAAAGTGTATTAATCTGTATATGAGAAATAATGTGCTTGATAAAGAAGAACTTTGAAAATCCAATTATTTGGGAGGGATTGGTTTGAGAGGGGTGGTCTCAGCATGTGCTCGGCATAAACATAAAGTTGCAAAACATTATGTGGAAGTATATTGAGGCTGTATAATCTGTTTGTCACTTGATCTGTTTGTGCTAAATCTAGGTTTTCATGTCTAAAGTCCAGAATTCTGTGCAGTCTTGTAATTGTTCAAAGACTTCTGTTTTTGAGTGTGCCATGTTTTGCCAATACAGGAAATGACTTCAGAGGAAAAAGCTAAAATCACAGACCTGAAAAAGTGCGACTTCAGTGAGATGAACGAATACTTTAAGGCACAGTCTGAAGCCAGGAAGGCCATGAcgaaggaggagaaactggtaaactactacaattttttttttttaggccacaCAATATATCAGTCAACCCTACAGGAAGATTTAGCTGAAAACACTGGTCAGACGGTGTCACctgtgttgtttattgtttaacATAGTTGTATAATTGACACTAGGGGTGAAAAATCAGTTACTCACAATATATCATGATGTGTTGCCCACAGAAGTGATGGTATTATGAGGGTGATCCTGTGACACTTGGTACATTACAAGATAATTATTGACAATACATCACAATGTGTGTAactgaagaagcaaaaacaaaaataccccaaaaaggcaaaaaaaatctttctttcACTGCATTGTGGTGTCGGTTTCACAAAATTTGACAACTGAGATGAAACAATATACAAAAAAGTACAGAGTCTTCGCTCTGTGCCTCTCCAACACAATACTGGTGGCCCTCAGGGACATCAAAGGAAGCATTGCTTTAAACATTGTATTCATTATAGGCTGACTCTCAGTTGAGGCAGCATTAGCTGTGTTCTCCAGGACGAGATCAGGATGATGACAAATCAGGTGGCTATGCATGTTCAATGTGTTGCCTTTGTACTCAATGTTCATAAAACCAGGGTGACTGTGGATCCTTGTCTTAGATAAACATTTACCAATATAAGGCTTTAAAAAGTATCACactgtcttaaattcagattgaATGGGTCTTAAATGTCCACGGTCACATCCTGTCCACTGTCCCTTTTTACATGGCTGCAATctggcactgttactacctctgctcCTGCTTAAAGTGGAGACAACTCTGTACCCCCCATTTCCACAATCATACCTTTTTATAAAGAAGACAATAACTGCAACATTCCCACATGCAGTATGAAAGAGACCATTGAATGGTGACTCTTGTGTGAAATTGAAAGGGGAATCCGTTAAGAGCACCtgcatgttaaaataaaaatatctgtatcTGGTGCCAGTGTATCGACAAATCAAGGCCTTacatgttttttgtaaatagaCATCTGTCATTTAAAAGTGCCTGAAGTATGTATTTTGTGCAAGAAAAGCTCACTAAGTTTTATGAAAATTATTAGTGTTATAACTGTACCTTGATCTGTGTTTCAAACTAAGCCGTCTGGGGTCCTTGCATTAAAGGGAATTGTGCCTTGAAAGTCCTTGTAAAGTCACAGAATTGAATGTGTAAGAAGGTGTGGGAACCCAGAGGAAGGATTGTTGACACAACTGAAATTATTGACCCCAACAAAATGGAGTTCTGATGGTTTGTATTCCCCCTACCCTTTTGTAGAAAATAAAAGAGGAGAATGAGCGCATCTTGCAGGAGTACGGCTTCTGCATCATGGACAACCACAGGGAACGTATTGCTAACTTCCGCATTGAGCCTCCGGGCCTGTTTCGCGGTCGTGGAGACCATCCTAAGATGGGCATGCTCAAACGTCGCATCAGGCCTCAAGACATCATCATCAACTGCAGCAAGTGAGTGaagggttgttgtttttccccCAGTGCTGATGAGCTGATGTTTTAAGCGggtgtaatgattaaatgttttattaatgtgCTCCTCGAAGGGACTCCAAGCACCCAGCGCCTCCTCCAGGCACTAAGTGGAAAGAGGTTCGTCATGACAACAAGGTGACTTGGCTGGTGTCGTGGACGGAGAACATTCAGGGTTCCATCAAGTACATCATGCTGAACCCCAGCTCCAGGATCAAGGTGGGCCGATGAGTTCTGCAGTAAAAGGTTTTGACCTGGTTTAAATTTGAGCTGTTCCCTACAATAACTTGTTCATATAATTTGAGTTCATATGACGGTGTGCATGCTTGACACACATTTGTGGTCACATCTAATTCATTCagccatgttgttgttgttggtctgCAGGGAGAGAAGGATTGGCAGAAGTATGAAACAGCTCGTAGACTGAAGAAGTGTGTGGACCGTATCAGAGCCCAGTACCGTGAAGACTGGAAGTCTAAGGAGATGAGGATCAGACAGAGGGCTGTGGCACTCTACTTCATCGACAAGGTGAGCTTCATGATTACTGTTGACATTGTCCGCAGTGTGTATAGCTTTAGGGAATGTAGTGTTGTGTAATTGCTTTTTAACAATGGCTGTAACGTGCAAGTGGGGTTTAGCGGGTGCTTAAACACTCACTGCAGTGAGGGTAATGTCTCTGTAAGCCGGCTTTAATCCAGCTGTCCTGATGTGCTCTAGCTGGCTCTGAGAGCGGGTAATgagaaggaggaaggagagacTGCGGACACCGTGGGCTGCTGCTCGCTGAGAGTTGAGCACATTAAACTCTATCCAGAGAACGATGGTCAGGAGTACGTGGTGGAGTTTGACTTCCTGGGTAAAGACTCCATCCGCTACTACAACAAAGTCCCTGTGGAGAAAAGAGTAAGGACTGTAaagcactgttttttttattttaactgttcAAACTTTGCCCTTGTATTTATGCACGCTCTGCTTCTTCTAGGTATTTAAAAATCTTCAGTTGTTTATGGAGAACAAGGAGCCTGATGATGATCTGTTTGATCGTCTGAATGTAAGTAGAACAACCTATGAGGAAACTATAAAATCCTTATTTAGTGCATAAAATTTattttggcagaaaaaaaatgtcactatTGGAAAGATGTTTGATTTTGAAAGGCAGTTTCTAAAATAAGTGTTTACCTTTTTTGAAGGGTCTCTGCAGATCCTCAaagtctttaaatgtcttaaattcaattttaggCCCCAAAAAATCTTAAACGTGCTGAATTTGAATTTGTTAGGTCTTCATTGCCACACATGGTAtctaatttctttttgtcaaaatgactTAAGCATTACTGCATGAAAGTCCCCATTTccgatgttacaaatctttgaACCTACCACTGAATAAAATACTTGTACATGTTTGAAGTAAACATCAATCAATTAAAAAgaatcaaaaaacaaacttgtacttacctgttggcaaaatgtagattagcCTGACTCACTCAATAATCACATCCCTACATAAAACCTTCCTCTGCACAGTACTACAAATACACCACTTCTCTCTATACTTTCCTGCAgtgcttgaataagaaaaagacgagttgtccaaaaatctgtcttaaGTATGGTTCAAATTTATcttgaaaatgtcttaaaacattacatttaagtgtctgatactgGTAGACACGCCATTTCAGCACTAATAAACCACTTTCTTGTATCTCTCCAGACTTCTGTTCTGAACAAGCACCTTCAAGAGCTGATGGACGGTCTGACTGCCAAAGTCTTCCGTACCTACAACGCCTCAAtcaccctgcagcagcagctgaaggaGCTCACAAGTGGTACGTCTATACCTGCAGTCAAAAGATCTAAATTCACAATTAACTGGAATCCAGCCTTATTTAGGCCCACGCAGAGTTAAATAGAAGGTGCAAACAGCGTCATACATCTGAATTGCTGGTTATGAATTGATAATAGGCTTTTCATTTGGGTGTGACTGCTGTGATGAATCATGCTGCATTGATGAAACTCATTTAACTCTTCGTCTCTCCTCAGCGGAAGAGAACATTCCAGCCAAGATCTTGTCCTACAACAGGGCCAACAGGGCTGTGGCCATCCTGTGTAACCATCAGAGGGCTCCACCAAAGACATTTGAGAAGTCGATGCAGAACCTGCAGACTaaggttaacatttattttgtttttttgaataCTGTTGACAGACCTTATTCCTGTGCTACACCTGAGATGGTTAGCTTAATTTATAGCTCACTTTTTATTTGTTGGTTGTACTGAAATTGTCAGTTGTTaagggtccagtgtgtagggtttaggggaatataatggcagaaatggaatataacattcatgttttcattagttttaatGTACTGAAAGTAAGAAtagttttcgttaccttagaatgagcttcatatctacatagggagcgggacCTCTTCCACAGGgtcagacaaaccaaacactgggcCTTTTCctattggccaccatagttctcccacacacttggcacatggaagAAATTTCAGTTGTTTGCAGTCTGCAacatcaccactagatgccaccaaatcctacacactggacccttAATATCAAGTTAAGTAGGGCTCAAAATACCTCCATTAATATTGCAGTGATATTGTAGGGCTGTCTATTGGTGCtttaacaaaaatatttacacGGTGAGAGTTCTGATCATTAGTCATCAATAATGTGGATACAATGCCTAAGTGGGTAAAGGTAAGTGATAGAATAGGTAGATCattctggtaagttcagaaaattacatcacttaaatgtaatgcagcctttaaagccaggaaaagacaacacttccAATTTATTATATAATCCAAAATTCAAGATGACATCTAGTCTTGCTTCACAAtcttaaaatattgattatattgCTCAGCTCTAAGTTCAAGTAGGGATTTTAAAATCACTAAATGCTTGAATCTTGCTCATTGTGTGACTGTGCTCAAAGGGGATTTGGTAAATGTTTCTCTTTATCACCATAGCAAAGATAATTTATGAGAATGTTGAGGGTAAATATTCACAAGGTCTTTTTGTTGAGAGTGCTTGAGTTTTGAGTTTTGAAATTGATGGAAGAGCAATTTAAAATGAGTGCCCTGACCCCTCCATATATTCATGGCATGTCCTGCTTTGTCAGTTTAGGAATTTCCAATTTCACCAAAATATTTATTGACATATTTGAAAGCTCTTGCACATGATGTACAAGGTCCTGTTCAATGTTGAAAAATTACCATGTAACTGTCAGTGTTAGGCAAGTACAATAATCGGTGCTTCTGATTTTTTAgactaattacttttttttttttcttagattGATGCTAAAAGGGACCAGCTCTCTGATGCCAAGAGAGAACTGAAGAGCGCCAAGGCTGATGCCAAAGTACGGAGAGATGAAAAATCCAAAAAGTAAGTATATAAAAGTTTGCTCTGGACTTAAAGTTGTCTCCCAGGTCAGTTTCATTTATAACCTTGTGTGCTGGTTGTCTCCTCTGTAGGGCCGTGGAGGCCAAGAAGAAGGCAGTTCAGAGGATAGAGGAGCAACTGATGAAGCTGGAGGTGCAGGCGACTGATCGTGAGGAGAACAAGCAGATTGCTCTTGGCACTTCCAAGCTCAACTATCTGGACCCTCGCATCTCTGTGGCTTGGTAAGATAAAACTCTGTAAAATATTTCAGAAGTTGGGAAACATTTTAACTTGTGTTGCTTACTGTGCAGGAATGTTCCGATAATGTTTGCAAAACTGTAttgcaaatgaaagtgaaagccaactcCAGATTCTCTCTCATTTTAACGTATTCACCTtgctatatttgcttttttttggcactgtctGCCCACTGACCAAAGGTCACCAACCAGAAACATCCCGAACACCGCAACATGATaagaaatacaggcagagggcagtcTCTGCAGATGAATGACTGTAACCAGCtatcattttcattatttatttgctgattatttttttgattaagTCCATTAGTAGTTCGATCTATAACATATCTTTAAAATTGTAAAACATgtcgatcagtgtttcccaaagacAGGGCTACCGCGGAACCTCTTAATAGACGttgaattaatttaaaaaaagaccttatttggtattaaaatgtctcaaaTCAATCTTTCACAAGTCTTCAGACTGCTTAGATATGGAAAGAAGGATTTTgtgaatctgttttttatttatttatttatatatatatatatatatatatatctatcatTTAAAAAACCAACACCAACTCCACCAACACTCGTTTTTTTGTTTCCGGCCATAATGGTCAGCGCAGAGGCTCCACTGTCTGtagctagctgtcactgtaACCTGAACAACATGGGCAGTAGAAATTTAACAAAAACTGGCTATTAAAACAAGATTACACAGCATGGCTGAAACTGGTAAAAGGCAAACTACATGATAGAAATCAAGGCAGTCaaatcccacatgcagagtCAGAAACGCAAAGAAAGTCGCCAAGAAAACCCAACGAACACCAGGTATTTCCTTGTTCAGTCTTACCCTTGACAAAATAATTGGTCTGTCACCAGGAGAAACTGCATGGTGTGTAAAAGATCCGAACTTTTCCTTGTCATGTTCCCGTATCAGGTCACAGCTGTGCAATTGTCCGTGCGGACAATTAGTATAATGGGGGCCTTAAATATTTGACAttagctgctgttttttttcttttctttcatctgTTATGGTGATTGTAAAATTGGTCTAAACTTTCATTCcgagtggcattaaaaaagttTAACTTGCCTTAAGATGTAGAAACCCTGCAAAGAACAAGACATTGTCCTCAgatttcttgttttgtccacaaaccACAGAAATTCAGTTACTGTCATGGAGgggtaaagaaaccagaaaatattaatGTTCTAAACTGGAatcagaattttttttcctttaaattatCCAAATCGATTTTGTGAATATAAAATTAGTTGGTGACTACTTTAATAGTTGGCAATTAATCGAtaaatcgttgcagccctacacgTAAATATTACATCACATGTTTTAAGTTGGTCTTCAGTGGTGATTGAGAGGAATTATTTCTGTGTGCGTCTGTACATCATTTTctaggaaaatcctgcacagtatatctTTGGCATCACCCATCCCTCCCTTGATTTTGTTGGACAAAGATGCGCAATGAGGACCTCTGTGCTAAAATAACAAACTTTTCCCGTCCTTCTCTCTTTGTGTGCTAGGTGTAAGAAGTGGGGCATTCCCGTGGAGAAGATCTACAACAAAACTCAGCGTGAGAAGTTCGCCTGGGCCATCGACATGGCAGATGATGACTTTGAATTTTAAATCCCAGTTTGTGGTTTTAACTATGATAcactcattctttttttttttttttttttttttaaatcggtTACTTGTTTTTTAGCTTAACCGAATTTTGCTCAATGGCCAGACCTGATCAGGAATTTCAGAAAGTTTGAGCAGAAAAAACAGCGGCAAGATGATGAGGCCATAATGAAGTGGCAGGAGGGTATTGTGGGTAGTCTAAACATCTGATCCGAGATCAGGCATCAAGGCTGAACTATACCCACAACTGAGCATCAAGGCATATTCCCAGTAATTGGAAGACCTTTTTACCTTTGTGTCTCTCCCTCCTCGGGGACAAATCCTGACAATGCCTGAACTTTGAACTCTGTGGTCCTATAGCTACTGTattcagcaaaaacaaaatgctttgtatcattttattttctctgttcaCTTGCTCTGTATTTTAGCCCACCCATGTATTATTAATGAATTCTATATTTTGATAgacaaagttaaaaaacaaatgaattcCTTAACTACACCCACACGCCTTTCGAGGAAATGGAAATGTGAGCTCAACTtctgagttgtgtgtgtgtgcgtgcatgtgtgtgtatgaggggcTTGGCCATGGAAATTGTTTGTTAGGGTGAATATTTTAAACTGGACTATGTTGAATTGTTTAGCATGAAAGAGGATGTCTGGGCAGGCAACGGGGAAAATACTGCAACCATGTCAATATTTACTTAAGCAAGCagaatgtgaatattttgttttacagcctCCATCAGGGACTTCtttttcagtgtaaatgtgAACCAATCATTTGTATCCTTTAACTTGCAAGCATCCTCTGAATCTCTCCGCATAGCCCTGTCTACATTTGattttaacttaatttaacaATTGTtccaagaaaagaaaactcCCATATCTGTTACTTGAAGATAATGCTATGATAATGTATTTAAAGTCATTTAATGGAGTGTTTTTCTTCCCAGAGGGGTATGTGAGGGATATCAACTTTgccaaaaaaatcaccaatctGTTACAATTTaggcagtttcttttttttaattgtgtaaaGATTGAGGATAAAATAATGTAACATTTAATGTGAATTATCAGTTCATTTTATTCCACTTTTATGATAGGAAATTTGATGTAAGTAGCTGTAAAGTCAACATCCTATTCCTGTTTTACCTTTTTGTCATAGCCTTTGATCATGTTTTCTTTGAGTTTTATGCTCATTGTAggttgaaaaatgaaataaaaccctACAAATAATTTTACTGTGTActtgtgattattttgtttcttcCTCGCATTTCAATTGAGCATAGGTTTACTCTTTAACAGTTTTCAAGGTGACTGCGGGTCCTTGAAATGTCTTAAAtacacatgtaaataaaaaaggCCTTCAAGGATTAGATTGTCTTAAATTGAGATCGGGTGAGTCTTATCGCCTCAACAATTTGAAATGATgttaaaaaaactgtttaataGGCAGGAAAGAAGGTGGTTTGTTTGTCCGTCTCAAGATTGGTTGTAAATTTGACTGAAAGTGGTTTTAAATTTAACTTCtttatacctgtagacaccctgtgcTAGGAAATTTGAGGCGAGCTTTGACTTCCTCCAAAGATTCCCAGCCTTTGACACATTATATGCGAGGTTTATCAACATTTAGTCAAACAGTTTTGACGAATTAAATAAATCTAATCCTTTAaatttaactgtttttaaaggggATCACCATCTAAATtcagaattccaatatgttactTCCATGGCTCAGGAAAGTACAATCAATATATTTCTGAAGATGAgcttctcttcaaagccagaaaccagagactaATGCTGCATCCATTGCAAGTTGAAGCCAATAATTCTGACTCCGTATTCCAACTTCGGATCTAAATGCGTCCCCGTGCGCCTGCTCAGGAAAGTGTGGTCAACTGTggcaaactgatgtttaaatgtCATGCTTCTGAGCTTAACAAGCAACCACAGAGGACCTACATCAAATATCATAGTGCCATTAGTGAAGAGAAATGGTGAATAGTCAACGGTCTTGCCCGTATTTGCTcattaaaataacatacaacagttcaaaatcatgtaaaagGGTGCCAACAACTAACAAAGTAAACCACCACAGCCAACAGCATTAAGCTGTCAGGTGCATTCATTTAATGTGGATGTAGACAGAGATATGCTGAGATGCTAGCAGAGAGTGCCAGCAAGCACAAAGATGCTAAATGGAAACGGTTGCTACAACATTGTTACAGCACgtttcacaacaaaaacattaagtAATACAAATGATGAAAATGTAGTTTACCGTACAGTTcattgtgtgtgatgtcatgttgCTGTGACATCAGATGCGATTGTCTTGAAAACTCAGGCTAGAGGAATCTTGCTGAGTTTGAGTTGACGGATTTGTCTATGAACAAGATAGACGTTGCTATCAAGGCTGTTCTAAATCGACATCTCCTCTATATCATCACggtttgttttactttgctttGTTCTGCTCTTAAAACTCCAGCAAAATAGGTATGTTGTCATGGCTACACATCAGTGTGGATTTAAAATGCGCTAGGTTCAGGCAGGGACATTGGTCCTTAGTGCTTGGTTAGGTAAAATTAAATATCCCTCCCCAGAGATTATCAGTTAAAGTAGAgacaatgtcagactgaagatggaaacacaGTGTAAGTGCTCATTTAGTCTCTTTACATATGAAAATAGATCCGTTGTAAATATCACTGACCAAGTACTTTGAGGTGCTCTTTAGAAtagcatagatacagccaatagatggcacaggagggcagagtcaaaagatTTACTCAACAACAAACGAGGTGACGGTGGAGGAGGTCATGATAATGTACCATTTAATGGACGCAGCGCTGTGGActgtgaggccattaaataaACTGCAGCATGTGGAGTGAGAATTCCTTTCATTATATTACAGATTGGTTccattccacttttttttttttttaatgttttcatcatCTCCTACGACCGTATCTCACTTGAGCTACGCTACACCGCCCCAACGATCTCCGATGGTAGAGCTCTGTTTTATCAATATTCTTAAGCTGCAAAAAATACGGACTATATGAACGGAGAGTATGGACAGAGGGCTCTGTCCGTGTCCATATACGTATTTTAGGTTGAGCATAACTGAGCCCTATCAGGCAACCTGATGACATCGCATATTTGGGTTTCAGTACTCTAGTTTTGGGATTTGGGAGACAGTTGTTCATGTCTACTAATATTTTTGAATCATCTTAGACCAAAAGAAATAACATGCATGAATTCTAAAAATGGGTGTAGTCCCCCTTTAAAGATGACATTACACTGGAGAATGAGCTGCAGTGTAACTGGACTCATTACAATCCTGTACATTCCTGTGATTCCTTGTGCTCTTAGGAAGGATTTCACTTTGCTGGCAACACCTGGCAGGCCTTTGCCCCTTTCTTTGCCCACAGTGCACACCCTTCCTAGAATAGAGAAGCTCTGGTCACCATCTGCATACATACCTAAAAGGCAAAATACCTCACACACACCTTGCAGCCAGAATAAATGGGTTATTCTGCAGCGATTGCCTGTCATGGAAACAGACCCATTATTCAGCTCTCAGCACAAACTGTATTGTCAGCTGCTCGCCAGCAGGTGAGGCTGTATGCATTCCTCCAACCCCAGCCCCAGTACACGTTTCTTTCACATTCATCACACTGAATAATTTGACTGTTTCCATGGTATAATTCATATTCACTCCTGGTGCATGGTGCTGAGCAAAATAATGAGACGTTAGTGCTTGGTGAGTATTCAGTTTATTCTGTAAAGATTCAGAAGTGTAGAAAGGATGATACAACAGTGCTTTATGATCAGACTATTtcataaaagtttttttttttcttttaagtgaTCATTAACACCGTAAGTCCAGATTCCATTTATCTCAAACCAAAATAAATTTGTAACATTCGACACAAGTGCATACACTGCTGGTAGGAGATCAACCTCCAATTTCACTTTGGATGGTATAGCACCGTTCTTAGCTATTAGCAGCTTGACAAAGATGCAGCTTAATAGGATTCATGTAGTGACTGTATGTTTatataaacacaagaaaatTCAGAGGAGAGCAAAGATCTCCTCATTTGGCTCTCTAGCTAGCACAATATCTCACTCTGTCAGTGTCTAGGGATCAAATTGATAATTTTGCTTTTAAACAAC
Coding sequences within:
- the top1a gene encoding DNA topoisomerase I, like, with product MSGDHSHSEDQIDGGSRFNDSHKHKDKYKEKEHKHKDHKKDKEREKSKHGNSDHKDSSDKKHRDKEKEKMKHKDGSADKYKDKHKDKKDKSLDGKVKKEKENGFASPLHVKSEPEDFYHSPKHEKSLKRERDDDNDSEFKPKKIKTENDKKVKKRKQENEDIKPKKTKNKKGEVADGKKKAKKEPEEKWKWWEEERYTDGVKWKFLEHKGPVFAPPYEPLPSNVKFFYDGKHMKLSPEAEEVATFFAKMLDHEYTTKDIFRKNFFKDWRKEMTSEEKAKITDLKKCDFSEMNEYFKAQSEARKAMTKEEKLKIKEENERILQEYGFCIMDNHRERIANFRIEPPGLFRGRGDHPKMGMLKRRIRPQDIIINCSKDSKHPAPPPGTKWKEVRHDNKVTWLVSWTENIQGSIKYIMLNPSSRIKGEKDWQKYETARRLKKCVDRIRAQYREDWKSKEMRIRQRAVALYFIDKLALRAGNEKEEGETADTVGCCSLRVEHIKLYPENDGQEYVVEFDFLGKDSIRYYNKVPVEKRVFKNLQLFMENKEPDDDLFDRLNTSVLNKHLQELMDGLTAKVFRTYNASITLQQQLKELTSAEENIPAKILSYNRANRAVAILCNHQRAPPKTFEKSMQNLQTKIDAKRDQLSDAKRELKSAKADAKVRRDEKSKKAVEAKKKAVQRIEEQLMKLEVQATDREENKQIALGTSKLNYLDPRISVAWCKKWGIPVEKIYNKTQREKFAWAIDMADDDFEF